In Amycolatopsis jiangsuensis, the following proteins share a genomic window:
- a CDS encoding HIT family protein, whose translation MTSEWPGNWADRISGEACEMCQSKRLDEDTYGIRIFETADVDAVLQRADIQRGYTLVIWRGRHVVEPFELSESEAQAYWKATLTVAKALATFYRPLKMNYETLGNTVPHLHTHLLPRFVEDPAPGRPFPLLPQSGDESQIDPAQLASDAAALRTLLG comes from the coding sequence ATGACGAGCGAGTGGCCGGGCAACTGGGCGGACCGGATCAGCGGCGAAGCCTGTGAGATGTGCCAGTCGAAGCGCTTGGACGAGGACACCTACGGGATCCGGATCTTCGAGACGGCCGATGTGGACGCCGTGCTCCAGCGGGCCGATATCCAGCGCGGGTACACGCTCGTGATCTGGCGCGGGCGTCACGTCGTCGAGCCGTTCGAGCTGAGCGAGTCGGAGGCGCAGGCGTACTGGAAGGCGACGTTGACCGTGGCGAAGGCGCTGGCGACGTTCTACCGGCCGCTCAAGATGAACTACGAGACGTTGGGGAACACCGTTCCGCATCTCCACACGCACCTACTGCCGCGCTTCGTCGAGGACCCTGCTCCGGGGAGGCCGTTCCCGCTGCTGCCTCAGAGTGGCGATGAATCCCAGATCGACCCTGCGCAACTCGCCAGCGACGCCGCAGCGCTTCGGACTCTTCTCGGTTGA
- a CDS encoding YajQ family cyclic di-GMP-binding protein has protein sequence MADPSFDVVSKVDRQEVDNALNQAAKELGTRFDFRGTGTGVSWAGEEAIAIESETEERALAAVEVFKEKLIKRNISLKAFEAGEPAVSGKIYKINGKILQGIASDKAKQIAKFIRDEGPKGVQAQIQGDQLRVSGKKKDQLQDVIALLKGEDFEIALQFTNYR, from the coding sequence GTGGCGGATCCCTCTTTCGACGTGGTGAGCAAGGTCGACCGCCAGGAGGTGGACAACGCGCTGAACCAGGCGGCCAAGGAGCTGGGCACGCGGTTCGACTTCCGCGGGACCGGGACCGGGGTCAGCTGGGCCGGTGAGGAAGCCATCGCGATCGAGTCGGAGACCGAGGAACGCGCGCTGGCCGCCGTCGAGGTCTTCAAGGAGAAGCTGATCAAGCGGAACATCTCGCTGAAGGCCTTCGAAGCAGGCGAGCCCGCCGTCTCCGGCAAGATCTACAAGATCAACGGCAAGATCCTGCAGGGCATCGCCTCGGACAAGGCCAAGCAGATCGCGAAGTTCATCCGCGACGAGGGCCCGAAGGGCGTGCAGGCCCAGATCCAGGGCGACCAGCTGCGGGTCTCGGGCAAGAAGAAGGACCAGCTCCAGGACGTGATCGCCCTGCTGAAGGGCGAGGACTTCGAGATCGCGCTCCAGTTCACCAACTACCGGTGA
- a CDS encoding replication initiator: MVAAPAGFGEMVAAFSESGTLDPALAHVLARSNFDTWAGKVKAARGCAKPVRMAGGSTVVDSSGKVFAELSGSVFVPCKNRRASVCESCSAHYAHDTFHLIRAGMAGGKGVPETVTGHLRVLATLTAPSFGKVHSRPFRNGHVRRCSCGELHSQYDDVLGTPLDPETYDYVGSVLWQAHAGELWRRFTIAVGRKLARALGIRPAELREVMRLSYAKVAEYQRRGLIHFHAVVRVDGPEGPDGPPPPAAVTDDLLTAVIQAAAASVIVRTPESPAVGVVKLSWGEQVDVEPIAASEGTSEDSDGGWHDRRVAGYVAKYATKGTRLTEGSDYRIRSAEHIEQLPITEHHKQLMRTAWRLGGLPEYRELNLRKWAHMLGFRGHFLTKSRRYSTTFGQIRRTRAEYRLDEQREALGIADTEVLTVVNDWSMTGIGYHNDAERRLAAVFAELHLARRKLDGQDDDGGGPHGR; the protein is encoded by the coding sequence ATGGTGGCTGCTCCGGCTGGCTTCGGCGAGATGGTGGCCGCGTTCTCGGAGTCCGGCACGCTGGACCCGGCCCTGGCGCACGTCCTCGCCCGCTCGAACTTCGACACCTGGGCCGGGAAGGTCAAGGCCGCTCGGGGTTGCGCGAAGCCGGTCCGGATGGCCGGGGGATCCACCGTGGTCGACTCCTCCGGCAAGGTCTTCGCCGAGCTGTCCGGCAGCGTGTTCGTCCCCTGCAAGAACCGGCGCGCGTCGGTGTGCGAGTCCTGCTCAGCCCACTACGCGCACGACACGTTCCACCTCATCCGCGCTGGCATGGCCGGGGGCAAGGGCGTCCCCGAGACCGTCACCGGTCACCTGCGCGTGCTGGCGACGCTGACCGCGCCGTCGTTCGGGAAAGTCCACTCGCGACCGTTCCGCAATGGACACGTGCGCCGCTGCTCCTGTGGCGAGCTGCACTCCCAGTACGACGACGTCCTCGGCACGCCCCTGGACCCCGAGACCTACGACTACGTCGGGTCGGTGCTGTGGCAGGCCCACGCCGGGGAGCTGTGGCGCCGCTTCACCATCGCCGTGGGCCGCAAACTCGCCCGCGCCCTCGGCATCCGCCCGGCTGAGCTGCGCGAGGTCATGCGCCTGTCCTACGCCAAAGTCGCCGAGTACCAGCGCCGCGGGCTCATCCACTTCCACGCCGTCGTGCGCGTCGATGGCCCCGAGGGACCGGACGGACCGCCCCCGCCGGCCGCCGTGACCGACGACCTCCTGACCGCCGTCATCCAGGCCGCCGCTGCGTCCGTCATCGTGCGCACCCCCGAGTCCCCCGCTGTGGGCGTGGTCAAGCTGTCCTGGGGTGAGCAGGTCGACGTGGAGCCCATCGCGGCGTCGGAGGGCACCTCGGAGGACTCGGACGGTGGCTGGCACGACCGGCGCGTCGCGGGCTACGTCGCCAAGTACGCCACCAAGGGCACCCGCCTTACCGAGGGCTCCGACTACCGCATCCGCTCGGCGGAGCACATCGAGCAGCTTCCGATCACCGAGCACCACAAGCAGCTCATGCGCACCGCCTGGCGGCTCGGCGGGCTGCCCGAGTACCGGGAGCTGAACCTCCGGAAGTGGGCGCACATGCTCGGGTTTCGGGGCCACTTCCTGACCAAGTCCCGCCGCTACTCCACGACGTTCGGGCAGATCCGCCGTACCCGGGCGGAGTACCGCCTCGATGAGCAGCGTGAGGCCCTGGGCATCGCCGACACCGAGGTCCTGACCGTCGTTAACGACTGGTCCATGACCGGCATCGGCTACCACAACGACGCGGAGCGACGGCTCGCTGCCGTGTTCGCCGAACTGCACCTCGCCCGGCGCAAGCTCGACGGTCAGGACGACGACGGCGGGGGACCGCATGGCCGTTGA
- a CDS encoding VOC family protein: protein MTEFRSPVPVPAFDAVSPGNYDGIYGMPMFLTVPTADLAASREFWLRGLGFSDLFSIPGRLVHLRRWAFQDVLLEPGERSAGAGAPRINFSCVLGELGEIRERCEELLPGCTDGPHERPWNSLDLIVVTPEGTRVVLTAAQPIDPDSVVADRLRAVGIEVPRP, encoded by the coding sequence ATGACCGAATTTCGCAGCCCCGTCCCGGTGCCCGCCTTTGATGCGGTTTCTCCGGGGAACTACGACGGCATTTACGGCATGCCGATGTTTCTGACCGTACCGACCGCCGATCTGGCCGCTTCCCGGGAGTTCTGGCTTCGCGGGCTCGGGTTCAGCGACCTGTTCAGCATTCCGGGCCGGCTGGTCCACTTGCGGCGCTGGGCGTTTCAGGACGTGCTGCTCGAGCCCGGAGAGCGCAGCGCGGGAGCCGGGGCGCCGCGCATCAACTTCTCCTGCGTGCTCGGTGAACTGGGCGAAATCCGTGAGCGGTGTGAGGAGCTGCTGCCGGGCTGCACGGACGGGCCGCACGAGCGGCCGTGGAACTCGCTCGACCTGATCGTGGTGACGCCGGAGGGCACGCGGGTCGTGCTGACCGCCGCTCAGCCGATCGACCCGGACAGCGTGGTCGCCGACCGGCTGCGGGCGGTGGGCATCGAAGTGCCGCGCCCGTGA
- a CDS encoding helix-turn-helix domain-containing protein produces the protein MAAIGDALRTLRLARGFTGEHLAELIGVAQPTVNRYEMNERVPDEETLGKLAEALGVTEDFLQHAGSLRGAMAVDAHMRRRASARAKEWRQLEARLNELRMRLSFLFEQVSLHADQIVPTFDPVDVSAADAARLTRMQWRIPVGPIRNLTGWIEAAGCVVIVEDFGTARVDGLSQWVGDHPVVLLNERAPADRRRWTLAHELGHLCLHSEYIGTSPEDEANGFAAEFLMPEEIIRPQLRNLTTGRLADLKRQWGTSMQALVERAHQLRTITATERTSLYKKFSRLGWRVREPVSEELPLEVPHLTENVATTLQSKGFSEQEVAKMAGYRDVSLNTIICAEWPRLRAL, from the coding sequence ATGGCTGCAATCGGTGACGCGCTACGTACGTTGCGCCTTGCCCGCGGCTTCACTGGTGAACATCTCGCCGAGTTGATCGGAGTAGCGCAGCCGACGGTCAACCGTTACGAGATGAACGAGCGCGTGCCGGACGAGGAGACCCTTGGCAAGCTCGCTGAGGCGCTGGGGGTCACTGAGGACTTCCTGCAGCATGCGGGTTCGCTCAGGGGTGCGATGGCAGTGGATGCACACATGCGGCGGCGAGCGTCCGCGAGGGCCAAAGAGTGGCGCCAACTTGAGGCGCGTTTGAACGAGTTGCGAATGCGCTTGAGCTTTCTCTTTGAGCAGGTTTCCCTTCATGCGGATCAGATCGTGCCAACCTTCGATCCTGTCGACGTTTCCGCAGCCGATGCGGCCCGATTGACGCGGATGCAATGGCGTATTCCGGTCGGGCCGATCAGAAACCTGACCGGGTGGATTGAGGCTGCAGGCTGCGTCGTGATTGTCGAAGATTTCGGCACGGCCAGAGTGGACGGCCTATCGCAGTGGGTTGGCGATCATCCGGTCGTGCTGTTGAATGAGCGCGCCCCAGCTGATCGACGACGATGGACGCTCGCCCATGAACTTGGTCACTTGTGTTTGCACTCGGAGTATATAGGCACCAGTCCCGAAGATGAGGCCAATGGATTCGCGGCTGAATTTCTTATGCCAGAAGAGATTATTCGTCCTCAGCTTCGAAACCTGACGACGGGAAGACTGGCTGATCTCAAGCGTCAGTGGGGCACATCTATGCAAGCGTTGGTTGAACGCGCGCATCAGTTGAGGACAATTACGGCCACTGAGCGGACGTCGCTATACAAGAAGTTCAGCCGATTGGGTTGGCGCGTTCGCGAGCCGGTCAGCGAAGAGTTGCCCTTGGAAGTTCCACACCTCACGGAGAACGTTGCCACTACTTTGCAATCGAAGGGTTTCTCTGAACAAGAGGTTGCAAAGATGGCTGGATATAGAGATGTCAGCCTGAATACGATAATCTGCGCCGAATGGCCGCGGCTCCGCGCGCTCTGA
- a CDS encoding GntR family transcriptional regulator — MSERLPLSRRIAADLRAAILQGDLAPGAVLPSERQLIAQYGTTKATAGKAIAFLVSEGLVTTEFGRGTFVRRRPPLRRVSAARRHAAHRDTGKPVFDVGAIEQGRVPSRRILFVGRAPLPANAAHWLRASPGDEAVVRRRLQFLDDEPVVVSASYYPLWLAADTRLESPDALPEGPDELIESLGHTFFRGVEVFSALMPTPEETELLTLHAGVPVMHMWDVDYDKDGRPLQAAHDVYAGDKHEFIYEWNEGDIQP; from the coding sequence GTGTCGGAACGGCTACCGCTCAGCAGACGGATCGCGGCCGACCTGCGCGCGGCGATCTTGCAGGGGGACCTCGCTCCGGGGGCCGTACTCCCGTCCGAGCGGCAGCTCATCGCCCAGTACGGCACGACCAAGGCGACCGCAGGCAAGGCGATTGCCTTCCTGGTCTCCGAGGGCCTGGTGACGACCGAGTTCGGACGCGGCACCTTCGTTCGACGCCGTCCGCCCCTCCGCCGCGTCTCTGCTGCACGACGCCACGCGGCCCACCGGGACACCGGAAAGCCCGTCTTCGATGTCGGAGCCATCGAGCAGGGGCGAGTTCCGTCCCGGCGAATCCTCTTCGTCGGTCGCGCTCCCCTGCCCGCGAATGCAGCCCATTGGCTACGCGCTTCGCCCGGCGACGAGGCAGTCGTACGCCGTCGCTTGCAGTTCCTCGACGACGAGCCGGTCGTGGTCTCCGCGAGCTACTACCCACTGTGGCTCGCAGCGGACACTCGCCTTGAGTCTCCCGACGCACTGCCGGAGGGGCCGGACGAGCTGATCGAGTCACTCGGGCACACGTTCTTCCGAGGGGTCGAGGTGTTCAGCGCGCTCATGCCGACCCCGGAGGAGACGGAGCTACTCACCCTCCACGCGGGCGTGCCGGTGATGCACATGTGGGACGTCGACTACGACAAGGACGGTAGGCCACTGCAGGCCGCTCACGACGTCTACGCGGGCGACAAGCACGAGTTCATCTACGAGTGGAACGAAGGCGACATTCAGCCATGA
- a CDS encoding tyrosine-type recombinase/integrase codes for MAVDDLWYLRKRDAETGERLRAKRHGRGKRWRVRWVDPDTGQDRTELFERRADADRHDANMHADISRGQYVDPRAGRLTFQEYADQWRQTLLHRPSTAERTERVIRRHLVPVLGGLPIAQIRSSHIRGWVKDRATKLAPSTLTVVYFGTLVPLFNAAVADKRIGTSPCVGIRLPEIEDAQYYIARPEEVHALHNALPERYRPIVYLAAGCGWRGGEIFGLERDAIDFDAMEVEVRHQLTVVSGRTPYLAPPKTKTSRRANELPTLVANSLRGHLETFRTLPEEIDDETDPRRPIRRPANLVFTRGDGRPIHRADWSYIWRPAVKAAGLPEGFGLRDLRHYFATVLIFGGANVKTVQLAMGHTTPTVTLNTYVGYWPDAVDQTRTLVDSALGCTGVVPTGT; via the coding sequence ATGGCCGTTGACGACCTCTGGTACCTGCGCAAACGCGACGCGGAGACCGGCGAAAGGCTGCGCGCGAAGCGCCATGGACGCGGTAAGCGCTGGCGTGTCCGCTGGGTCGACCCGGACACCGGCCAGGACCGTACCGAGCTGTTCGAGCGCCGCGCCGACGCCGACCGGCACGACGCGAACATGCACGCCGACATCTCGCGCGGGCAGTACGTCGATCCTCGAGCCGGTCGGCTGACGTTCCAGGAGTACGCGGACCAGTGGCGGCAGACGCTGCTGCACCGCCCGAGCACGGCTGAACGGACGGAGCGCGTCATCCGGCGGCACCTCGTGCCCGTGCTCGGTGGGCTGCCCATCGCGCAGATCCGGAGCTCGCACATTCGGGGCTGGGTAAAGGATCGAGCGACCAAGCTCGCTCCGAGCACGCTCACGGTCGTCTACTTCGGGACGCTCGTTCCGCTGTTCAACGCGGCCGTGGCCGACAAGCGCATCGGGACGTCTCCGTGCGTCGGCATTCGGCTGCCGGAGATCGAGGACGCCCAGTACTACATCGCGCGCCCCGAAGAGGTCCACGCACTCCACAACGCGCTGCCGGAGCGGTACCGGCCGATCGTCTACCTGGCGGCTGGCTGCGGCTGGCGTGGTGGCGAGATCTTCGGCCTGGAGCGGGACGCGATCGACTTCGACGCGATGGAGGTCGAGGTCCGCCATCAGCTCACCGTGGTGTCCGGCCGCACGCCCTACCTCGCGCCGCCGAAGACCAAGACCAGCCGCCGCGCGAACGAGCTGCCGACGCTGGTCGCGAACTCCCTACGCGGCCACCTGGAGACCTTCCGGACGCTGCCGGAGGAAATCGACGACGAGACCGACCCCCGCCGGCCGATCCGGCGGCCCGCCAACCTCGTGTTCACGCGGGGCGACGGCCGCCCGATCCACCGGGCCGACTGGTCGTACATCTGGCGTCCGGCTGTGAAGGCCGCTGGCCTGCCGGAGGGCTTCGGCCTGCGTGACCTCCGGCACTACTTCGCCACGGTGCTGATCTTCGGCGGAGCGAACGTCAAGACCGTTCAGCTCGCGATGGGCCACACCACGCCCACGGTGACGCTCAACACCTACGTCGGCTACTGGCCGGACGCGGTGGACCAGACGCGGACGCTCGTGGACTCCGCGCTCGGTTGTACCGGGGTTGTACCCACGGGCACCTGA
- a CDS encoding LysE family translocator has protein sequence MVISTAAAAGMAVTALGMVLTPGPNMMYLVSRSISQGRMAGWISLAGTGVGFVVYLAMANLGLAVVFAAVPWLYIGFKAAGAAYLAYLAWQALRPGGRGLFEPRELARDPAGKLFRMGMVTNLLNPKAAIMYVALIPQFVDPALGHVTAQGFTLGGLQIVVSLTVNASIVLAAGSVAKLVGRRPAWAAWQRRITGTLLGCVALLLAWEVPARARI, from the coding sequence ATGGTGATCTCGACGGCGGCCGCGGCCGGCATGGCGGTGACCGCGCTGGGCATGGTGCTCACGCCCGGTCCGAACATGATGTACCTCGTCTCGCGCAGCATCAGCCAGGGCCGGATGGCCGGCTGGATCTCGCTGGCCGGCACCGGCGTCGGCTTCGTGGTCTACCTGGCCATGGCGAACCTCGGGCTGGCGGTGGTGTTCGCCGCGGTGCCGTGGCTCTACATCGGCTTCAAGGCCGCGGGTGCCGCGTACCTGGCGTACCTGGCCTGGCAGGCGCTGCGGCCCGGCGGACGGGGGCTGTTCGAGCCGCGGGAGCTGGCGCGGGACCCGGCGGGCAAGCTGTTCCGGATGGGCATGGTCACGAACCTGCTGAATCCGAAAGCCGCGATCATGTACGTGGCCCTGATCCCGCAGTTCGTCGACCCGGCACTGGGCCACGTGACCGCACAGGGATTCACTCTCGGCGGCCTGCAGATCGTGGTCAGCCTCACGGTGAACGCGTCGATCGTGCTCGCCGCCGGTTCGGTCGCCAAGCTGGTCGGCCGCCGTCCGGCGTGGGCGGCCTGGCAACGGCGGATCACCGGCACCCTGCTCGGCTGCGTCGCCCTGCTGCTCGCATGGGAAGTTCCCGCCAGGGCACGGATCTGA
- a CDS encoding tyrosine-protein phosphatase, which yields MSTNPSRVVSAEGLVNARDLGGLERTGGGHTPRGVFFRSENLSAVTARGWRHLHALGIRTVLDLRQPAERAQSGYRAPDWLTRVEIDHDGLTEHPDFWAEYWESGLVGTALYYLPHLTRLPHRSAAVLSALARAPEGGVLFHCVSGRDRTGLISLLLLAIAGTTEEAIVEDYLISARNGAAVAAAQGRPNGEPAAEALCRAHGTTTETAFRTAVAACAAAPLLDLLDTEDRKAITTWRGTLP from the coding sequence GTGAGCACGAACCCGTCTCGCGTCGTGTCCGCCGAGGGCCTGGTCAATGCCCGGGATCTCGGCGGGCTCGAACGAACCGGCGGCGGACACACCCCGCGCGGCGTGTTCTTCCGCTCGGAAAACCTGTCCGCGGTGACCGCGCGGGGCTGGCGGCACCTGCACGCGCTCGGCATCCGCACCGTGCTCGATCTCCGGCAACCAGCCGAACGCGCACAGTCCGGCTATCGCGCACCCGACTGGCTCACCCGGGTCGAGATCGATCACGACGGTCTGACCGAACATCCCGATTTCTGGGCGGAGTACTGGGAAAGCGGGCTGGTCGGCACCGCGCTGTACTACCTGCCGCACCTGACCCGGCTACCGCACCGCTCGGCGGCGGTGCTGTCCGCGCTCGCCCGGGCACCGGAGGGCGGCGTGCTGTTCCACTGCGTCAGCGGCCGCGACCGCACCGGGCTCATCTCGCTGCTCCTGCTGGCCATCGCCGGAACCACCGAGGAAGCGATCGTCGAGGACTACCTGATCTCGGCGCGCAACGGCGCCGCGGTGGCAGCCGCCCAAGGCCGCCCGAACGGCGAACCCGCCGCCGAAGCCCTGTGCCGCGCCCACGGCACGACAACCGAGACCGCCTTCCGCACCGCAGTCGCTGCCTGCGCCGCGGCCCCGCTCCTCGACCTCCTGGACACCGAGGACCGAAAGGCGATCACGACCTGGCGCGGAACACTCCCCTGA
- a CDS encoding MerR family transcriptional regulator: MTEQDGLTVGRVATLVGVSVKALHHWDAIGLVRPSARTPAGYRVYSAGDVARIHRVLVYRELGFPLAEIGRLLDDPATDERAHLRRQRAELADRITRLQHMASAVERMLAATRGGIQITPEEQVEIFGSGWDPDWARQAEQRWGDTKQWAQYEERTAGKTADDWRRVSDEHDTLNADLAAAKQAGTAPGSAEANELAERHRTELSQYFDCTHAMQVCLGRKFATDPGFSSYYDGLTPGLSGWLRDVIFANAEAHGVDPDTATWE; this comes from the coding sequence GTGACGGAACAGGACGGCCTCACCGTCGGCCGGGTGGCGACCCTCGTCGGGGTGAGTGTGAAAGCGCTGCACCACTGGGACGCCATCGGCCTGGTCCGGCCCAGCGCTCGGACGCCGGCCGGGTACCGGGTGTACTCGGCCGGCGACGTCGCGCGCATCCACCGGGTGCTGGTCTACCGCGAGCTGGGCTTCCCACTCGCGGAGATCGGCCGTCTCCTGGACGATCCGGCCACCGACGAACGCGCCCACCTCCGACGGCAGCGCGCCGAGCTGGCCGACCGCATCACCCGGCTGCAGCACATGGCGTCCGCGGTGGAGCGGATGCTGGCGGCCACCCGAGGCGGCATTCAGATCACGCCGGAGGAACAGGTCGAGATCTTCGGTTCCGGCTGGGATCCGGACTGGGCACGCCAGGCCGAACAGCGGTGGGGCGACACGAAGCAGTGGGCGCAGTACGAGGAGCGGACCGCGGGGAAGACGGCCGACGACTGGCGGCGCGTCTCCGACGAGCACGACACCCTGAACGCCGACCTGGCCGCCGCCAAACAGGCCGGGACCGCGCCCGGCTCGGCCGAGGCCAACGAGCTGGCCGAGCGGCACCGCACGGAACTGTCCCAGTACTTCGACTGCACGCACGCGATGCAGGTGTGCCTCGGCCGCAAGTTCGCCACCGACCCGGGGTTCTCGTCGTACTACGACGGTCTGACGCCCGGGCTTTCCGGCTGGCTGCGCGACGTGATCTTCGCCAACGCCGAGGCGCACGGGGTCGACCCGGACACCGCGACCTGGGAGTGA
- the rfbA gene encoding glucose-1-phosphate thymidylyltransferase RfbA produces MKGIVLAGGSGTRLHPITQAVSKQLLPVYDKPMIYYPISVLMLAGIRDILIISTPSDLPNFRRLLGDGSQFGLSFSFAEQPSPNGLAEAFVIGADFVGDDPVALILGDNIFYGQGFSTTLQQAATGLDGCVLFGYQVKDPERYGVGEVDEHGRLRSIEEKPERPRSNNAITGLYFYDNEVVDIARKLKPSHRGEFEITDVNLTYLRQGRADLIELSRGFAWLDTGTHDSLLEAGQFVQVLEHRTGVRIACLEEVALKMGFIGADECYALGTKLAKSGYGEYVMNVARVAGATG; encoded by the coding sequence GTGAAGGGCATCGTGCTCGCGGGGGGCAGCGGTACACGCCTGCACCCGATCACCCAAGCCGTGTCGAAGCAGTTGCTGCCGGTGTACGACAAACCGATGATCTACTACCCGATCTCGGTGCTGATGCTGGCCGGGATCCGGGACATCCTGATCATCTCGACGCCGTCCGACCTGCCGAACTTCCGCCGGCTGCTGGGGGACGGCAGCCAGTTCGGGCTGTCCTTCTCCTTCGCCGAGCAGCCGAGCCCGAACGGGCTGGCCGAGGCGTTCGTGATCGGCGCGGACTTCGTCGGCGACGATCCGGTGGCGCTGATCCTCGGCGACAACATCTTCTACGGCCAGGGTTTCTCCACCACGCTGCAGCAGGCCGCCACCGGCCTCGACGGCTGCGTGCTGTTCGGCTACCAGGTCAAGGATCCCGAGCGCTACGGCGTCGGCGAAGTCGACGAGCACGGCCGGCTGCGCTCCATCGAGGAGAAACCCGAGCGGCCGCGGTCGAACAACGCGATCACCGGGCTCTACTTCTACGACAACGAGGTCGTGGACATCGCCCGCAAGCTCAAGCCGTCGCACCGCGGCGAGTTCGAGATCACCGACGTCAACCTCACCTACCTGCGCCAAGGCCGCGCCGACCTGATCGAACTGAGCCGCGGCTTCGCCTGGCTCGACACCGGCACGCACGATTCGCTGCTGGAGGCCGGTCAGTTCGTGCAGGTGCTCGAACACCGCACGGGCGTGCGGATCGCCTGCCTCGAAGAGGTCGCGCTGAAGATGGGCTTCATCGGCGCGGACGAGTGCTACGCGCTGGGCACGAAGCTGGCGAAATCGGGCTACGGCGAGTACGTGATGAACGTCGCCAGGGTCGCGGGCGCCACCGGCTGA
- a CDS encoding exo-alpha-sialidase translates to MRRWTPVVAFLTSLVVLAAGFTPATAVVDKQQLVPGYGSYPRLVRLEHSPFGRGNIIAALTSEDSAGKFTPIMESTDEGQSFHRIAAIRDPDAELGQCCGTLYELPQRVGSLREGTLLWAASYRQEAGAQRRIGIKVWASRDGGRHWTFLSEAARSHNHDGIWEPEFSVDAGGTLWLHYADETQAPQYAQVLNRVASTDGVHWGTKQLTMAIPPDRVRPGMPIIRRLPDGRYWFSYEICNYGDRYCDPYYKISADGANWGDPADPGTRVVTASGDYFQHAQTVTLFPGGPHGVRLVMVGQIYTSALGAPRPGNGQTLLVNDDLGEGNWYPMPGPILITGIYNNFCPNYSSTLLPVDGGKNVLEIATEYNSGCKAYFGKGPLF, encoded by the coding sequence ATGCGTCGTTGGACTCCCGTGGTCGCCTTCCTCACGTCGCTGGTGGTCCTCGCCGCCGGGTTCACCCCGGCGACCGCGGTGGTCGACAAGCAGCAGCTGGTGCCCGGGTACGGGTCGTACCCGCGGCTGGTGCGGCTGGAGCATTCGCCGTTCGGGCGCGGAAACATCATCGCGGCGCTGACCAGTGAGGACTCCGCCGGCAAGTTCACTCCGATCATGGAGAGCACCGACGAGGGCCAGAGCTTCCACCGGATCGCCGCGATCCGTGATCCGGACGCCGAGCTCGGCCAGTGCTGCGGGACGCTCTACGAACTGCCCCAGCGCGTCGGGTCCCTGCGCGAGGGCACGTTGCTGTGGGCCGCCAGCTACCGGCAGGAAGCGGGTGCGCAGCGGCGCATCGGCATCAAGGTGTGGGCCAGCCGCGACGGCGGCAGGCACTGGACGTTCCTGTCCGAGGCCGCGCGCTCGCACAACCACGACGGCATCTGGGAGCCCGAGTTCTCCGTCGACGCCGGCGGCACGCTCTGGCTGCACTACGCCGACGAAACCCAGGCCCCGCAGTACGCACAGGTGCTCAACCGGGTCGCCTCGACCGACGGCGTGCACTGGGGAACCAAGCAGCTGACCATGGCCATCCCGCCGGACCGGGTGCGTCCGGGCATGCCGATCATCCGCAGGCTGCCGGATGGGCGGTACTGGTTCAGCTACGAGATCTGCAACTACGGCGACCGCTACTGCGATCCCTACTACAAGATCTCCGCCGACGGTGCGAATTGGGGCGATCCGGCCGATCCGGGCACCCGCGTGGTCACCGCCAGCGGCGACTACTTCCAGCACGCCCAGACCGTCACGCTCTTCCCCGGCGGCCCGCACGGCGTGCGGCTGGTCATGGTCGGGCAGATCTACACCAGCGCGCTCGGCGCGCCCCGGCCCGGCAACGGGCAGACTCTGCTCGTGAACGACGACCTCGGCGAGGGCAACTGGTACCCGATGCCCGGTCCGATCCTGATCACCGGCATCTACAACAACTTCTGCCCCAACTACTCGTCCACCCTGCTGCCGGTCGACGGCGGGAAAAACGTGCTCGAGATCGCCACCGAGTACAACTCCGGCTGCAAGGCGTACTTCGGCAAGGGGCCGCTCTTCTGA